The Streptomyces rubrogriseus genomic sequence GGACCCGGAGCTCAACGGCCGCCAGCGGGAAGGTGTGGGCGTCCTGCGGGAGGCATCCAGATCGGCGATGATGGAGCTGCGCGAAGCCGTGGGCATCCTGCGCAACGACGCGGAGATGTCCGGGCCCGGTTCGCAAGGAGCCGGGCCCTCCTCGGACCGTGCCGAGGTTTCTGTCGAAGGACTGGTCGCGTCGTCGCGGGCGGCGGGCGCGACGGTGGAACTGCACCGCTCCGGCGCCCAGCGGACCCTCACCCCCGCTGTCGACCGGGCGGCGTACCGCATCGTTCAGGAGGGACTGACCAATGCACACAAGCACGCGTCGGGCGCCCCGATCACGGTCGCGCTGCGCTACGAACCGGACAGCCTTGTAGTCGAGGTGGCAAACGGCCCAGTACCGACCGGGGTTCCGGCCGCACTCCCCGCGATCAGCGGCCAACAGGGGCTGACGGGCCTGCGGGAGCGGGCCCGGCTGGTCGGCGGCATGGTGCACACCGGCCTCACCCCCGGCGGGGGCTTCCGCCTCGCCGGTGTGCTGCCGTACGCCGGTGACGAGCGGCAGTTCCCTCCGGACGGCGCGACTTCGGTGGCTGCGGACGACGACTTCCGAGGGCAGATCGGCGGGGCCTCGGCGGGAAATGGTGGTGGCGTCCTCGAACGCGCCGTACCGCACAAGGAGTTCACCGCCATCATGAGCAGCAAGAAGAACGCCGCCCTGGGATGCGCCGCCACCGCCGTGGTCCTCGTCGTGGGCGTCGGCGCCCTTCTGGTGTGGGGGGTGTCGAAAGGAATCGACGAGTTGGAGAAGGGGGCCATACCGGCGAGAGTGTACGAGTCGGCTCGAGTCGGCGAGGCCGAGGCGGACCTGCGCGGGAAGTTCCCGGAAGGCGGCTCGTTGCTCACCGACGGCGTGGAGAAGCAGGGGCCTGCGCTGCCCGATGACGCGGCCTGCGAACACTTCGTGGACGACGAGAAGGACATCGTCTACCGATTCTGCTTCCGCGACGGCAAGCTCACCTCCAAAGTGTCCTACCCGTACAGCCCCTGACCCGAGGTCTGTGACCACGCTCCCGGCTGGATCGGGCATCATGAGGTGGGCTGTTGTCCGCCTGTCACACCGATCCCGCGCAGGAGATCGCATGATCCGGGTTCTCATCGCCGACGACGAGCCGCTCATCAGAGCAGGCATCAGAATGATCCTCACCTCCGCCGGCGACATCGAGGTCGTCGCCGAGGCACGGGACGGCCGGGAGGCGGTGGACACCGCCCGGAGCACCGCGGTCGACGTGGCCCTGCTGGACATCCAGATGCCCGTGATGGACGGGCTGACCGCGCTGGCCGAACTGGGCCGTGCCGCGCCGGGGGTACGGGTGCTGATCCTGACGACGTTCGGGGAACGCGACAACGTCCTACGGGCGCTCGGCCACGGCAGTGCGGGCTTCCTGCTGAAGGACACCGCCCCGCAGGAGCTGATCCACGCAGTCCGCGCGGCGGCGGCCGGCAACGCTTACCTGTCCCCGGCCGCCACCCGCCACGTGGTGGACACCCTCGCTTCCCCCGCCGCCACCGTGCGTGGCGAGGAGGCGCGCCGCCGCCTGGCCGGGCTGACTGGTCGCGAACGCGAGGTGCTGGCCCTGCTCGGCGAAGGACTGTCCAACGCGGCCGCCGGCGCCCGCCTGCATATGAGCGAGGCGACGGTGAAGACCTACGTCAGCCGCGTCCTCACCAAGCTCGACTGCGACAACCGGGTCCAAGCGGCGCTCCTGGCCCGCGACGCGGGCCTGGAGCCGTGCGCAGAGTGAACCTCAGCGCTCCGGCAAACCGTACGTGGAACAGCTCTCCGAACT encodes the following:
- a CDS encoding sensor histidine kinase, with the protein product MDAAETPRTGPSFRLRLAAASPWPRRRIIGEAVLTPVLSGIAGILRTAETGSLVQGGALALVVAVLSLARRALPASVLLAASALAGTFLGTFVLLVCAGWSAGSRIERPARALAAFTAGFVLHLVAGVASAPDEDLGLSVLVTVALTGGPFLVLAVVPGFAARYRAQRHALLDALRRHNAQLVRERAMVARQARLLERQRIAQDMHDSLGHQLALIAVHTGALEVDPELNGRQREGVGVLREASRSAMMELREAVGILRNDAEMSGPGSQGAGPSSDRAEVSVEGLVASSRAAGATVELHRSGAQRTLTPAVDRAAYRIVQEGLTNAHKHASGAPITVALRYEPDSLVVEVANGPVPTGVPAALPAISGQQGLTGLRERARLVGGMVHTGLTPGGGFRLAGVLPYAGDERQFPPDGATSVAADDDFRGQIGGASAGNGGGVLERAVPHKEFTAIMSSKKNAALGCAATAVVLVVGVGALLVWGVSKGIDELEKGAIPARVYESARVGEAEADLRGKFPEGGSLLTDGVEKQGPALPDDAACEHFVDDEKDIVYRFCFRDGKLTSKVSYPYSP
- a CDS encoding response regulator transcription factor, whose translation is MIRVLIADDEPLIRAGIRMILTSAGDIEVVAEARDGREAVDTARSTAVDVALLDIQMPVMDGLTALAELGRAAPGVRVLILTTFGERDNVLRALGHGSAGFLLKDTAPQELIHAVRAAAAGNAYLSPAATRHVVDTLASPAATVRGEEARRRLAGLTGREREVLALLGEGLSNAAAGARLHMSEATVKTYVSRVLTKLDCDNRVQAALLARDAGLEPCAE